The window TTGACATCCTCTTTTCCCTAGTGGTTTTACAAGTGTTTGAAGCTAAGTTAGTGTGTTGATTTATAAACAGTGCCACATGAGTAAGTGAAAGCACGCAAACTTTTCCCAAATGCAAACTGTCGTGTACGCTGCTGTCTTCAGAGCATGCTCCAAAATAGTTTGAAACTTCACAAGATGTTTCAGGATTCCTCTAAAATCTGTATCACCATGTGTTTGGAATACTCTGCAGCATACCGTTATGATTGGTATAAAATAGTGATCCCAATCACATTGAATATAATAGAACCTGATTTTATTTGCTGTTGGGGTCTGCCACCTTTAAGTTGAGTAGTACTTTACTCTGCAAGTAGTCCCTTATGCCATGAACAGattcactgaaatcaaaaggGAGTACTAAACATGAAGGGTTGGCTGAAGGaggcagaatctgtccctaaaCCTTTAGGGAAGTAAGAGTATGAGATTGGCATTaaaactgaagagaaaaaactGATTGGACTCTTTTGGGTGGTATTCAGTGGGTATTGTATTGCTCTGAGAGAGGATTCAGATCCCTAGCAGAAATAGGGTGTGTAGTAATAGGGTGTGGAGCTTTCAGAACTGGACCTGATTCCAGTGAGTCATTAAACTGAGAGTAATTTGTCAGTTTGGTATCTGTTCAGACAGAAATCAAATTTCCTTTTAATGGGAGGATCCGGGGATGGAGGGTATACCCTATGCTAAAGAAGTTAAATAACGAGTCAGGACCAAATTCATATTATTACTGATATCAGAGTCAGTAACACATTAGACTATGAATGAATAATGGTGGCTGCATTTAAAAAGGAGTGTGCTAGATGCCATGAATGTAGTGACTTTGCCTGTAAATTATCCTGCAGTGCCTGTGTTTTGAAAGGAAACCTGAAAATCTAATCCTGCTTTTGCATCTGTTTACTGCTCTACAGTGAACAGTGATACTTTTAATCTTTGAGTAATAGTAATATATTGGAATTTTATCAATTTATTTAACACTGTGAAGTGGAACTCTGCTATAAAAGGTTCACAATAAAATTCTGTCATGTCAAAAGATGGATTTTTTGAGGGACCTTGGCTAGATATAACTCTTGGTTAATTTCTTTTTAAGGAAAACTaccttctctcctttcctcatTTCTGCTCACCATTTCCCCACAGGGCTGGATCTGTTTGTTCATTGATTCCTGTTTGACCTGACTGAGCAGGGAATGTTCCTGTGATGGGGGACCCATTATCTGTCTTAAGCCCAGGCAGACCAGACATCAAAACTTTGTCAGCAAACAGTTGTAGGACTAGGATAAGCAGCTCCCATGTCAGTGGGTGGGGAAGATTTGAGTCCGTTTCATACTGACTTCTTGTATAAGAGTGACAGGACTGTGGTTTGTGTCAAGTCTCAGCCTAACGAGAAATGAGCCATACtaacgtttgtttgtttgtttgttttttcttttctttttcttttcttttcttttttttttttaaaccaaacagGTGACACTTAAAGGATTTGCTCCTTTGCTTCAGTTTGCATATACTGCCaaacttattttaaataaagacaATGTGTCCGAAGTTTGCAAGTGTGCAAAGTTTTTGGGAGTATATGATATTGAGGAATCTTGCTTTCAGTTTCTCAAATTCAAGTTTTTGGACTGTAAAGCAGACCAGCAGGAATGCCCTAGAAAGAAATGTTGTACCTCACGCTGTGAGAAAGCAAATGTTAACATTTCCCTTGTGGATGATGGGAACCTGGAAATAGATGACGAAGTGGAGGAATTGTTGGAAGCTGAATACACTGCAACTCCTAATTCAAAGCTCAACGAAGGTGAAGAAAATGCAAAAGTATGTCCTCATCTCCAAGATAATACCAGTCAAACATGCGATCCTGCATATTTAGAAAAAGATAATGTTTCTGGCTTGTTTTCCCTATGCCCAAAATATAGGAAGTTCCAGAAAGCTTTTGGGAGTGACAAAGTCCATACTGGAACCAATCTCTGCAGTATTAAAGATAATCAGGTAACATCAGCTACATCCGTTCATCAGAGTGAATCATTTAATGATGCCATACATAAAGCTCAGGAGTGCACAGCTGTGCAGCTGGTCTCGCAATGTGAAGAGACTCAGGTAGAAATGGAAGAGGGGGAGaaaggtggggagaaagaagaggaaTTGATGAGAGAGTCTGTGTCTCAGAGTATCTCATGTCCTATAGAGAATACAGATGCTGTTTCTCTTCCCCAAAACTCTTCTGTTGCACCTCATGAACTTTATTCTGCGCCTTTTCTAGGCCCATATGAGCAATACAGCAACTTGAATTTCAGTGGTATGCAAAACACAGTTGTAGCTGAAAAAACTGTGACAGGTACTGTTGTTAGGAATGATAAACCAATCAGTGAAAATCAAGATGATTTGCTTTTGAAGTCTGATTTGTGCGCTAGAGAAGACATAAGCATTACATCAACTAGTGACCGAAGCAGCGTGGAGAGAGAGGTAGCCGAACACCTAGCCAAAGGTTTCTGGAGTGACATTTACAATACAGAGACTGCTTGTCAAATGCGTTTGTCATCTGCAACAGCAAAAGAATGCTCAGAACCAATatattcaggaaaaaaatcagagtgCCCATGGTTAGGTATCAGTCTCAATGAGAGCCCTGAACCTTGTTCTCAAAGAACTTTTACAACTCTGAACTCTGTCAACTGCCCATTTATAAGTAACCTTGGTACTGAAATATGCTCAAACAGCCCAGAGATAAATAGTGGAGATTATATCCAGGAACCGCAACAAGAACAATGTTCATATACTTGTGTGATAAGTTTGGGAGAAGACTCTGAAACTGACACTGAGGGAGACAGTGAGTCCTGTTCAGCAAGAGAACAGGAATGTGAGGTGAGGATGATCTGGCTATATTTTTGTTTCCATACATCTGTCTGCTCCTTTCTGAAATCTAATTCTAGACCCAATTAGTTCCAGACAGTTTTCTTGCTTGGTTTCAAAACTCTAGGGGGAAAGTACCATTTTATTTCTCCATCTAAAATTGTCGGAAGATCTGTTGTAATACAGTtagcaatttttaaataattatgttGTTGAAGGAGGTTTATTGAAATTCATAATGTCTATGAAGTGTGTGGAAAGTGCAAGATGAGAGGAGACATGTTGGTATTAGAGCTAATTGCATAATTTTCTAAGGAAAATTTtctatcaaatatgcagtttagttaaaattgaatattttgtgtgaattttttttgacaaaattttcaatggggaaaaaattgaaattaCTTTTCCAGCTGTTTGATATTGAATTGTTTTGACttaaatgaaatacattttaaaatatactatAAATGTCAAAATGATTAAGTAttgccaaaacaaaatgtttgatattaaaaacttttttgaattttcattCCACTGGAAACTTAGAAATCTTGGATTTTTCTTGCAATCTGGTGGCAAATATTTTTTTGGAAGGGGGTAGGAGTGGGGAAATTGTGGTTTTTGTCCAGCTGTACTCTGTGTAATTCCAAACTACTTTTATACTGCACTTGCTTCTGCAGCTTTGATTCTATATTTGTCTGTTTCTTCAACTGCAGAAATTGCTTAGTGCTTGTTTTTGTGATAAAGTGAAGCACTCTTGTTTTTcctgttctttcttttctttttttcccatccTTCTCAATGCATTGGTTTTTTTGTTCATATGGTAGAACTTTTACCTTCAATTGAATATTGTAAGTAATCAATTTCCACAGACTATGTAGAAAAATGGAAATTCTAAAGTGCCGTGATGTAGAACTCTTCATTACTCTAAAGAAGTGTTTTACCTTTCAGGCTTTAAGAACAGATTCAGCCCCCAAAATAAGCAGTGCAAAACTTGCACTGAACGTAAGTGGGAAACTGCTAGCTAACTCCAGTGTTGAAGTTGGCCCATTCCTTAAATTCATGGAATGGTAAATAGCATTATTGTCTGGAGCAGCATTCCATCCAATTCTTTAGTGTTAGTGATGTCTCTGGTGGAAGCAGTAGAAACCTGTTGAAAGACTCCCTCCCTGTATTCAGTTCTttaggtgaaagtaagctgataatatttttgacatttttattttttattaagtcTACATATATTCTCTTAATAGCttactttaaaatataaatattgcattTGAAAAATAAAGATGGCTTTCAACATGAACCAAACATTCGTGACAGGCCTTATAATGTTTGTATGTGTGCATATTTGTGGCAGCTGCTGTCCCCAAAGCTCAAGCATGCATAGTGGGGAGGAGGCTCAATTCTATATataataatggaaagtgttaagcAACCTAAATACAGGAGTTACCCTTACAATAGAAACAATTTAATACACATTTATAGATATGTATTTGTGTAAAATATATATGCAATATTATATATTGCTAATGGTTTAGGGGAAAATTCAGACTGTGCTGGGAGATGCCTCTAGAAGGTCTTACACACTAACTCAAGATCTCTCAACCTGTGGTTTGGGACCCAAAATTGGGTTGCCAAAATGTTTCAAAGGGTTGCTTGGTGGCTCCTATGGCTTCTGTCCCACAAGGATGGATGGGCACTCAGATTTGGCCTAGCTATGATGACTGAATCTGagtaggccaaatttgagtgagtggcactgcaactcAGTGAGCCAGGTCACAACTCCAGTTTGGTCCAGTCATGTGGGTGTGGCCAAACTTGTGTGGCGCTGCAACCCTGGAGGTTTGCATCACCGGGAGCCAAGCCTAGCTAGCCCCACAGCGTAGGAGCTACCACTGTGGGATCAGTGCTGGGCAGAACCCAACAGAAATCACCCCAGGGCCTTCACCCCAGACTATTTATTGGGTTGTGACAtaccataaacatttacaaatgagtactgagcccagaaaggttgagaaccattgcactGACTAATACCTGGTGTGTTGTGATCCACTGCACaggagtagattttttttttttttttattttttttttattttttatttttttttttttggaatattCCTTTTTGGAAAATGTGAAATTAAATGAGCAAAGTCCTTGGATTAGATCTACTGGACTCTATCAAAATATCTGCCTGAAATCCTGGGATTTTATCAATGTGACTATGCAAATGTGATGACAGATTGCTTTTGCCTCTCTGGTTAATATTGGTGTTCTAGTTCTGCTCATGTTCTTTCAATTAAGTTGCtttttataaatgttttattAATTTCAAGAAACCCCTCCAGTTTAGCTGATTTTTAATTTTGCTTGTATCAGTTTCCTCCTTGGTTCAAaactatattttatattttaggtAAAACTGCCATTTAATTCACAAAGGATCATTTCACTTTCTAGAAATGACTttcagtcatttctgaaaatgcaCAAATTGACTCCTGAACAGCTGGATTGTATCCATGATATCCGAAGGCGAAGTAAAAATAGAATTGCTGCACAGCGCTGTCGTAAGAGAAAACTTGACTGCATACAGAATCTTGAATCTGAAATTGAAAAACTGGTATGTATAGAAAATTTCTTAACAAAATCAGACTCATCCCTCAAattaggttttgggttttttgggtcAGACAGCTTGGTCAAATGTGGCGTAAGTGTGTTTTTagctgcctaaagttaggcactcaACATTGAAAGTTTTGTTCGCATACAGCACTTTCCTACAGTAATTTAATGTTGCTGTACTGATACtctgtaaaataaaatagtaGGCACCATATAGATCAAAATGGGGTATATTGTCTTTAaagttacagtctaaatagacactATATAGCTGGGTAGCACCAAAACTGAAAGTGGTGGTATTTAGCATACGCCTTGTTTGTACTGTAATTTTTGTTTGGATTTGTGATCCATATTTTCTGTAAtctattttaatgtttgtttggGAGGAGTAGAAATTGTTTATAGGCTTCCTTGAGGAAGCATGTTTGTTAAacgatttaaaaaaacaaattacagGTGACTTTACTTTTTTTGGTCCCATGACAATAAGACAAGGACATATGTGTTCCTATGTAGTTAGTTATGTCCCAAAACAGTAATTCACAGTCTGTGTAATGAAGTTGCTGAGAATTTTTGTATGGAATAATTCGTAAGTTGTGATACTCTTTACTGTAGCTAGTTTCTtgttcctttccctttcccttcagtTCTGACTTCAAATTGTAAAagtaataaatatttttcagtttcactTGCCATATCTTGAAAAAGATTGACTAAATGGAAAAGGCCATTGTAACTTTTTAATGttcatatacatttttaaattaaaccatAATGTAGAATAATTTGCAacaagctggcagtgtttgcctGAGAAATCCCCACCTTTTTAGCAGGTTGACCTTGGGCAGGTGACCTGTTTCCCAAGTAAATATAAGGGAGATAGGAGAGGATCCAGAGTGTGGACTTTGAAATGTTTGAGGGAGGAATGCTAGTAGCAGCTAAACCTGGAAAGAATTTGATCGTTGTAACCTAAATGAGCTGTTAATCAAGCCAAATCTCAGAAGGATGCTGAACTTGGCCTACACATTCTGCATTTGTAGGATTAATTTAGGAAAGGCAGCCACTCACAAAATACTTGATATGTCTGGCAAAGCAGGCATTGAATATTTGCCATAATTTCACTGCAAATCAGTATAGAGCTAATAGCGTACAGAGCTAGAGTGTTTGCATGTTGTAAATGGACTTAATCTTACTTATTCAAGGACAAATCTATTACACAATGTTTTTGTAAAATAGCACTGTATTTActgctggccctgcaccctctcagttccttctcaccacctGTGGTGGTTAGTCAGAGCACCTTTCCTTTCATTAGAAGGGCTAGCAGTTTAATTTCTACTGACTTAGAGCCTTAAGGctttataaatattttgtttatagtAGTTATTGCTAAGTAGCTACGTGTAGTTAGGAGTTGGTCTCAGCGGGGACTTCACCCCAGGTGGGACATGCCCAAGTCTCCTGGGATAAGCCCTACGTGGACTGTAACAGACCTGTGCCTGTAaatgacccccatagcagctgcctcaagtgcttggAGGAACACATGAAGAACAAGTACCATATTTGTAAAACCTTCCGGCCCAGGACTCAGTAGGAGCAGGAGATTTGTTTGTGGTCATTTGCTGTCTTTtctacaggacccctgcctcattcagtacagTTCAGTGAATGAGACTGTTGTTTGTAGGATCCCTCTTTCGTTTGTGGCAGAAGTTGGTGGGTGTGTGGTAAATGAGGTCTGAGGCTTCGGGAAGAGAAAGGGCAGTCTCGTGATTCAGGCAGTTGAATGCCACCCTGGGGAACTGATTTCTATCCCTGCCTGTTCCACAGAGTTTGTATGTgatgctaggcaagtcacttcaaccaTATTTCCACAGATGATCACTAATTTAGTGTACCTTGTTTTCtggatgcccaatttgagacccTAGAGTCTGATTTTACATAAGTGCTGAGTACTCACAGCTGcacctgaagtcaacaggacctgTGCTTTGGACACTAAAAATGCTGTATAATGCTAAGTACTTGGTGGGGACAAGGAGAATTGGGTCCTATGcacctcaaattgggcacccaaaatcaatgGTTATATCCAATAATTAGTATTCACTGTAGATTGAAAAATACCTTAACTGGAAATATTTTCTGGAGATCTAGGGTTTACTAAGCAACAGTCCACATCAGTTTACCAATACAATATGCAACGAAGTGCCTTGGCATACGCAAGATGCGTGTATATGTATTGACTTCAGAAAGGAAGCAACAGCTACTGCCAGCTTTGCCTCTGCTGACTACTGGAAGTGGGGTAGCAAAGCACTGATACTGATTAGCTGAGGTGGGAAAGACTGGCAGAAACTGCTTCCCTGCAAAGTGCCACTAAAGAGATCATCGGTTTTCTCAGGGAGATAGTAGTGAAGGTTGCTGTTTGAAGCTCTGTTGCAAAAGGAAAGCTTGGAGGAAAGGAGAGAATATGGAAGTAAAActtaaaaatatgttaaaattgTTTATGAATGAAGGAGTCAATGTAGCACAGTGAGCTTGTGGATAAAGAGGGTTTTTGTAGTCTGTGTGTGGgtggtttttgattttttttttttttgagagattCATTTGTTTGAAGCTGCATCAATTGATTATATTGCACCACTAAGTCTTACGCTTGTTTAATCTACATAGCCCCCTGCCTGTAGCCTAGTCCATCTCTGCAATCTGGAGAATTCCAGGTTAATCACAACTTTATTTTACTGCTATCTGCTTC of the Gopherus flavomarginatus isolate rGopFla2 chromosome 1, rGopFla2.mat.asm, whole genome shotgun sequence genome contains:
- the BACH1 gene encoding transcription regulator protein BACH1 is translated as MPLSEKNSVVFAYESSVHSTNVLLSLNDQRKQDLLCDVTILVEDQRFRAHRSVLAACSSYFLSRIVGQLNADLLITLPEEVTLKGFAPLLQFAYTAKLILNKDNVSEVCKCAKFLGVYDIEESCFQFLKFKFLDCKADQQECPRKKCCTSRCEKANVNISLVDDGNLEIDDEVEELLEAEYTATPNSKLNEGEENAKVCPHLQDNTSQTCDPAYLEKDNVSGLFSLCPKYRKFQKAFGSDKVHTGTNLCSIKDNQVTSATSVHQSESFNDAIHKAQECTAVQLVSQCEETQVEMEEGEKGGEKEEELMRESVSQSISCPIENTDAVSLPQNSSVAPHELYSAPFLGPYEQYSNLNFSGMQNTVVAEKTVTGTVVRNDKPISENQDDLLLKSDLCAREDISITSTSDRSSVEREVAEHLAKGFWSDIYNTETACQMRLSSATAKECSEPIYSGKKSECPWLGISLNESPEPCSQRTFTTLNSVNCPFISNLGTEICSNSPEINSGDYIQEPQQEQCSYTCVISLGEDSETDTEGDSESCSAREQECEVKLPFNSQRIISLSRNDFQSFLKMHKLTPEQLDCIHDIRRRSKNRIAAQRCRKRKLDCIQNLESEIEKLQNEKASLLKERDHILSTLGETKQNLTGLCQQVCKEAALSPEQIQILAKYSTLDCPLSLLVSERERTAPDSKPVIPLCIELPAGLSGAVSACEQSSCYPNIRGSSDTAYNEVQELRPVSMKTSEKTLLVEHCGQGGGITDFCQQMTDKCTTDE